One window from the genome of Cryptomeria japonica chromosome 6, Sugi_1.0, whole genome shotgun sequence encodes:
- the LOC131044019 gene encoding protein JOKA2: MALVVKVKYENTLRRFNVYVREDGNLDLSLDGLRNKVCDLFQLNPNMQYVITYADEDNDIITMADDNDLLDALRQGLNPLRIQASPTSQNNRNMERRSQSNSSTPRSLSIPNEHPFALNTRSICSDETLKLLPESVQKALIKLVEDCPALTSTSGVPDFLQGFVKVLATYLEPLMKSQQGISAVNGTGTNNNTASFRNDTGEQGTGNVQSGSDDRAGPSAPPVGDIHDYVTKRNMGVAENTHRVFHKGIQCDSCGMHPIVGPRYKSTVKDDYDLCHACFCEGGNEEEYTRIDRALYRPPRYSRERYIHGRSPFHKLPFSPPFSRTMPYPCPAAPSIGKLAGKVPGKLDCRFVQDVTIFDGTQLAPGTPFTKIWRLRNNGTAAWPNRIQLVRVGGDDLGAGNSVNLEIQEQGYPIDEELDAAIDFVAPMQPGRYISYWRLMAPSGQKFGQRVWVLIQVETQKADILPHLMESLLTLKDVDQNNPSQEQTEENEAGDGGVFQDNYEKPFTGDNKMNLDSQGVLHTELGHFSMVENPEERLPLYPKVVDETMQGINESTELQVSSSKNTEAMSSALGVSSSLTGKSVSVSDASANVAMPASAPFVQSEVSLSLGGSAKDVAGIEQNLLHELEDMGFKHKGLNAELLRKNNYDIQKTLDDLCGAAEWDPILEELQEMGFHDTEMNKRLLVKNEGSVKRVVLDLLSAEKDISSIKSHLLKKAKQS, encoded by the exons GTAAAGTATGAGAATACTTTGAGACGTTTCAATGTCTATGTAAGGGAAGATGGTAATCTAGACCTGTCACTGGATGGTTTGAGAAACAAAGTCTGTGACCTTTTTCAGTTGAATCCAAACATGCAGTATGTCATTACATATGCAGATGAAGACAACGATATCATAACAATGGCAGATGACAATGATCTTCTTGATGCTTTGCGTCAAGGGCTAAATCCACTGCGTATACAGGCATCACCAACAAGCCAAAATAACAGGAATATGGAAAGGCGTTCTCAGAGCAATTCTTCAACCCCAAGAAGTTTGTCAATTCCCAATGAGCATCCCTTTGCCTTAAATACCAGGAGCATTTGTTCAGATGAGACCTTAAAATTATTACCAGAGTCTGTTCAAAAAGCATTAATCAAACTTGTGGAGGACTGTCCAGCATTAACTTCAACTTCAGGGGTGCCAGATTTCTTACAAGGTTTCGTCAAGGTGCTTGCTACTTATCTCGAGCCTTTAATGAAAAGCCAACAAGGTATTTCTGCAGTCAATGGCACTGGCACAAACAACAATACAGCATCCTTCAGGAATGACACTGGCGAACAAGGCACCGGTAATGTTCAGTCTGGTTCTGATGACCGTGCTGGTCCTTCAGCCCCTCCAGTTGGAGACATTCATGATTATGTCACAAAGAGGAACATGGGTGTTGCTGAGAATACTCACAGGGTATTTCATAAAGGCATACAGTGTGATAGTTGTGGGATGCACCCTATAGTTGGTCCACGATACAAATCTACGGT GAAAGATGACTATGATCTGTGCCATGCCTGTTTCTGTGAAGGTGGCAATGAAGAGGAGTACACAAGAATTGATCGTGCCTTATACAGGCCTCCCCGTTATTCAAGAGAACGTTATATTCATGgaagaagtccatttcataagcTG CCTTTCTCACCACCTTTTAGCCGCACCATGCCTTATCCTTGTCCAGCGGCACCTTCTATTGGGAAACTGGCTGGTAAAGTACCTGGAAAGCTTGACTGCCGTTTCGTtcaagatgtcaccatctttgatgGAACCCAGTTGGCTCCAGGGACACCGTTTACCAAAATTTGGCGCCTCCGCAATAACGGTACAGCAGCTTGGCCAAACCGTATACAACTAGTCCGAGTTGGAGGAGATGACTTGGGAGCTGGAAACTCAGTCAATCTGGAG ATTCAGGAGCAAGGCTACCCCATTGATGAGGAGCTTGATGCTGCAATTGATTTTGTTGCCCCTATGCAACCGGGTCGCTATATTTCATACTGGCGTTTGATGGCACCTTCAGGACAAAAGTTTGGGCAGCGGGTGTGGGTTTTAATTCAG GTAGAAACACAGAAAGCGGACATTTTACCCCATCTGATGGAGTCTCTCTTGACTTTAAAAGATGTTGACCAAAACAATCCATCTCAAGAGCAAACTGAAGAGAATGAAGCTGGGGATGGCGGTGTTTTTCAAGATAACTATGAAAAGCCATTTACTGGGGACAATAAAATGAATTTAGATTCGCAAGGTGTTTTGCATACTGAACTTGGACACTTTTCCATGGTAGAGAATCCAGAAGAACGTCTGCCACTTTATCCAAAAGTCGTTGATGAAACTATGCAGGGAATTAATGAATCAACAGAACTACAAGTATCCAGCAGCAAGAATACTGAAGCCATGTCCTCTGCTTTGGGAGTGAGTTCTTCTCTGACTGGCAAATCAGTTTCTGTAAGTGATGCATCTGCAAATGTTGCTATGCCTGCCAGTGCTCCTTTTGTACAGTCTGAAGTTTCACTCTCTCTTGGTGGAAGTGCAAAGGATGTTGCTGGAATAGAGCAGAATCTTCTTCATGAGCTGGAAGACATGGGTTTTAAACACAAGGGATTGAATGCCGAATTGCTCAGAAAGAATAATTATGATATTCAGAAGACGCTTGATGATCTGTGCGGTGCAGCTGAGTGGGATCCGATTCTCGAGGAACTCCAAGAAATG GGTTTTCATGATACAGAGATGAACAAAAGATTGTTGGTAAAGAATGAAGGCAGTGTAAAGAGGGTTGTCCTTGATCTCCTCTCAGCTGAAAAAGATATTTCATCAATTAAGTCACATCTGTTGAAGAAGGCGAAGCAGAGTTAG